One genomic window of Choloepus didactylus isolate mChoDid1 chromosome 27, mChoDid1.pri, whole genome shotgun sequence includes the following:
- the LOC119520974 gene encoding zinc finger protein 134-like, with amino-acid sequence MHYKCSECGKAFSRKDTLVQHQRIHTGERPYECGECGKAFSRKDNLVQHKRIHTGEMPYKCGECGKCFSHHSNLIVHQRVHTGARPYKCNECGKVFRHKSTLAQHESIHTGESPYSCSECGKSFSHKYSLIKHQRIHSEARHYECVECGKFFSQSSDLMAHQRVHTGERPYVCSECGKDFIRSSHLVRHKKVHTGERPYECSECGKAFSSNSHLVRHQKIHSVRRHWECWECALLSSCSTQ; translated from the coding sequence ATGCATTACAAGTGCAGTGAATGTGGCAAAGCTTTCAGTCGCAAAGACACACTTGTTCAGCACCAGAGAATccacactggagaaaggccttacGAGTGtggtgaatgtgggaaagccttcagccgCAAAGACAACCTTGTTCAGCACAAGAGAATCCACACTGGAGAAATGCCTTATAAGTGTGGCGAATGTGGGAAATGTTTTAGCCATCACTCCAACCTTATTGTACACCAGAGAGTTCACACTGGAGCAAGGCCTTACAAATGCAATGAATGCGGGAAAGTCTTCAGACACAAGTCTACACTTGCTCAGCATGAGAGTATCCACACTGGAGAAAGTCCTTATAGttgcagtgaatgtgggaaatcATTTAGCCACAAATATAGCCTCATTAAACATCAAAGGATCCACTCTGAGGCAAGGCATTATGAGTGTGTTGAATGTGGGAAATTCTTTAGCCAAAGCTCTGATCTTATGGCACACCAGAGGGTTCACACTGGTGAAAGGCCTTATGTgtgcagtgaatgtgggaaagaCTTTATCAGAAGCTCTCACCTTGTTCGGCACAAAAAAGTacacactggagaaaggccatatgagtgcagtgaatgtgggaaagccttcagctcAAACTCTCACCTTGTTCGGCACCAGAAAATTCACTCTGTGAGAAGGCATTGGGAGTGCTGGGAGTGTGCTTTATTATCTTCTTGTTCAACACAATAG